Within the Chlorocebus sabaeus isolate Y175 chromosome 19, mChlSab1.0.hap1, whole genome shotgun sequence genome, the region ctcctgacctcaggtgatccacctgcctctgcctcccaaattgctgggattaagtgattctcccgggttcaagtgattctcccgccttagctttcctgagtagctgggattacaggtgcatgccaccacgcctggctaatttttgtattattagtagaggcggagtttcaccgtgttggccaggctggtctcaaactcctgacctcaggtgatccacctgcctctgcctcccaaattgctgggattacaggcatgagccactgcgcctcacCAACTGCTTCCTTCTTCCACTACTTTACTTAATTGTGTAGGAGGCCTGGGCCAGCTTCCGTGTGAGCTGCCGGCGGGTGTTCCCCTGGAGGGATTGGGAGACTGCTATAATCATCCCCATTAGCAGTTGGCAGCCCCCCAGTAAGATACTCTTTGACCTGGACTGGCTTAGCCCTGATAGCTGCCAGGCCTGCTGTGTTGCTCACCCTGAATGGTGACTGCACCCGCTAGACTGTTCACTTCCCACCCTGCCCCACATGGGTGGACCCTGGCCCCAACTGGCACCCTGGATGTCTCGCACTGTGAGCCTGAGAAGACCGGCTCCAAGAACCAGTGCTCCTAACCATGGCAGCTTTGCTCCTGGGCACTTATCAAAGTGCAGTGCTGTCAGGGAGCAGAACTCAGAGTCCAGGCAGAAAACAGCCATTGGTGGCCCCTGCTGTGAGTCGATGTTccccgggaggctaaggcatggcGAATGGAATGATGATAACACAGAGATACCTCTAACTGAGCATGGACTCTGAGCCAGGGACTGGCTCTGTCATCGAAGAAAGATTACACACATGATCTCTCTTTATACTCACAACAATCCCTTAAGGTAGGAGTGGGGTccgtttttttttgagatggagttttattcttgttgcccaggtaggagtgcaatggcgcaatctcggcttactgcaacctctgcctcccgggttcaagtgattctcctgcctcaacctcctgagtagctggggttacaggcatgtgccaccatgcccggctaattttgtatttttagtagagatgtttaggtctccatgttggtcaggctggtctcaaactcccgacctcaggtggtccgcccgccttggcctcccatagtgctgggattaccggtgtgagccaccttgccggGCTGGAATGGGGTCCTTTTTACAGATCAACATTCTGAGGTGAAATATTCAGCCTAAGACCACAAAGGTGTTAAGTGGCACAGCTGGGATGGCGGCCTCAGAGCTCCTGCcctcaccaccatgccagcttTCCAAAGGTGGTGTGTGCGGGGGAGGTGGAGATGGTGCAGGTTCTAAATTGTGTATTTACCAGGGATTGGCTGTGCAGACTGACCTCCAGGGAACTGGAAAACGAAGGTTTGGCTGAAACTGACCCTTATTCAAGAGGCAGATTTAGGGGCGAGGCCTGACTAACCCCTGCGGCTCCACTGCGTGTAGCTACCTCACACTGCATGGTATTATCATGCTGCAAGCTGTTACCTAGGGGAGATGAGCCCGCAGCAGCAGCTTCAAAGGTCATGAAATCAGGGAGCCCACAGGCCGCAAAGGGTGTGGAAGTGAACAGGGCAGGCAGGCTTTCTGCCTTGTTTTCATGGGGCTGGGAATGGGATGTCTCCATTATTGGTGAACCTCAGATTTTTTTTGAGCCCCAACTGCTCTAGTTATTTCCTTCTCCCTTAAACCCCTAAAGGCAGCAGTCTACCTTCTGCCTTCCAGAGTTACTGCATCGACATCCAGCCCCAGCCTTGGATGAGTCCTGTCCTGGGGTGAGCTGGTGTGCTCTCTCTTGAGCCTGTCTACGCAGGGCCACTGACTGCCTTCCTTCCTTGGTGTCTCTGTTATTGTGATGGGCTGTAGCCCTCACCATTATCCCTTTGGAGTCTTTGTTTTCATCCAGGTGCCCACACCTCTAAATGccccctttattttcttctccgcTAGACATATCTTCCTATTATGTCCCATTCTCCTTTAAAAACCGTTGAGAAGCCCGCTGGGCGGATGCCATTTGCCCAATCCCGTTCCCTAGTCTCTCCTCCCAGGCAGGTGTTTTCAGGGAACTTCTCCATCCGCTGGAATCGGGTCGTCCCTGAGATGGCTCGTGACCCCGGGGCTGGGTACGTGGAAATTTAGGACTACAGGTCTGGGGCTGCTGCCCTGGCCCTTTTTGCCAACATGGCCTGACTCCACTGGTTTTTACTGCCTTAGGGAGATGCGGCTGGCCCCGTGGGAAGGGCGCTGGACGGAGGGTGGAGGCGAAGCTGCCCTCCGCCTGCCTCAGAACTGAGAAGGCCAAGTGCAAAGCCCGCCCTATAGCTTGAGCCCATCGCTTGGGGACACCGAAGCCATCTAGGCACTAACGCCCTGCGGTGCAGCTGGTGGGACTCCCAGCGACTTTCTTAGGATTCCGCGTTTCCTGGGAGGCCCCCCACACGGGGTCGCCTCGCCCTGGCGGCTGCTCGCGCCTCCTGCTTCCTCTAGGCCACAGGGCTCCCCACCCGACCGTGACGCACGGCACCCCCGCCCCTTCTCTTCCCGCTGATCCAGTGTGCCGCGCTTTCTCCTCCTCTGGTCTCGCCGCCTCCTCTCCCCCTCGAATCCAGTCCTGGTTTCCCCGCCgccagcctccctccctctcggCGGGACTagctccccgccccgccccgcccccgcctcgCCCGCCGTCACCGCGGTCCGCTAGGCTCCCCGCCTGCCCCCGCTCCCGGCCGCCCGGCCCGGCTCGCCCAGTCCAGTGGCTCCAGTCCGGATCTCGCCGCCGCCCGGCCCAGGTGCGAGTCCCCGCTGCTGGGGAGGCGGCGGGCCCCGGCTCCCCTCGGCCGCCTCGGCCGCCTCGCCCGCCCGGGGTTGGCGGGGAGGGAACAGCTGGGCGGCCCCAGAGCCCCTCGGAGGACAATGCGCCCGGCGCTCGGCCACCCTCGCTCGGTCTCCTCCGCGTCCGGCTCCTTCCCGCCGCCCCCGGCCGCCTCCCGGCTGCAGCCCCTCTTCCTCCGCGGGGGCTCCTTCCGCGGCCGGAGAGGCTCGGGCGACAGcagcaccagcaccagcaccagccGCGGGGGAGGCGGCGGCAGACGCGGCGGGGGCGGCGGCTCCCCGAGCAGCAGCACGGGCGCCGAGCGCGAGGACGACGACGAGAGCCTCAGCGTCAGCAAGCCGCTGGTGCCCAACGCCGCGCTCCTGGGGCCGCCGACTCAGGTGGGCGCCGCGGCCGGCCCAGCGCCCGCCGCCTTCTCCTCCTCAGccgccacctcctcctccacctccacgcCCACCTCCTCCTGCAGCATGACAGCCGCGGACTTCGGCGGGGGCGCCGCGGCCGGGGCCGTCGGGGGCCCCGGGAGCCGCTCGGCTGGGGGCGCGGGCGGCACCGGGACCGGCAGCGGCGCCTCCTGCTGCCCGTGTTGCTGCTGCTGCGGCTGCCCAGACCGCTCCGGCCGCAGGGGTAGGCGCCGCGGCTGCGCCCCCAGTCCCAGGTGCCGCTGGGGCTACCAGGCGCTGTCCGTGGTGCTGCTGCTGGCTCAGGGCGGCCTGCTGGACCTGTACCTCATCGCGGTCACCGACCTGTACTGGTGCTCCTGGATCGCCACTgacctggtggtggtggtgggctggGCCATCTTCTTCGCCAAGAACAGCCGGGGCCGTCGGGGCGGAGTGGCCAGCAGCGCGCACAACCACCACCTGCACCACCACCACGCCGCGCCGCCCCTGCACCTGCCCGCCCCCTCGGCTGCTACCGCTGGGGCCAAGGCGCGCGGAGCCCGCGGGGGCGCCGGCGGCGCAGGGGGCGGCCTGGGGGCGGCCGCGGCAGCGGGCGAGTTCGCCTTCGCCTACCTGGCCTGGCTTATCTACTCCATCGCCTTCACTCCCAAGGTGGTGCTGATCCTGGGCACGTCTATCCTAGACCTCATCGAGCTGCGCGCGCCCTTCGGCACCACGGGCTTCCGTCTCACCATGGCGCTGTCGGTGCCCCTGCTCTACAGCTTGGTGCGGGCCATCAGCGAGGCGGGCGCACCCCCGGGATCGGCAGGACCCCTGCTGCTGCAGCCCCAGCGGCACCGCGCGGCTGGATGCTTCCTGGGCACGTGTCTAGACCTGCTCGACAGCTTCACGCTGGTGGAGCTGATGCTGGAGGGCCGCGTGCCACTGCCCGCGCACCTGCGCTACCTGCTCATCGCCGTCTACTTCCTCACCCTCGCCTCGCCGGTGCTCTGGCTCTACGAGCTCAACGCCgcggccgcggcggcggcggcatcCTGGGGCCAGGCCTCCGGGCCCGGCAGCTGCAGCCGCCTTCTGCGCTTGCTGGGCGGCTGCCTGGTAGACGTGCCCTTGCTGGCGCTGCGCTGCCTCCTGGTGGTCAGCTACCAGCAGCCCCTCTCCATCTTCATGCTCAAGAACCTCTTCTTCCTCGGTTGCCGCGGCTTGGAGGCCCTGGAGGGCTGCTGGGACCGGGGCAGTCGGGCCTCCCCGAGTCGGGCCAGAGGGGGCTACGGTGCTCCGCCCTCCGCTCCTCCACCGCCTCCGCCACCACCTCAGGGAGGCTCCCAGCTGGGCCACTGCATCTCGGAGAATGAGGGGGGTGCCCATGGCTATGTCAACACCCTGGCTGTGGCCTCCCATAATTGAGGGTGAAGGGCATGGGTCCTTGGTTTTGGGTTGAGAGTCCCCAACCCCCTTGTCTTCTACTTTCTGT harbors:
- the TMEM121B gene encoding transmembrane protein 121B; the encoded protein is MRPALGHPRSVSSASGSFPPPPAASRLQPLFLRGGSFRGRRGSGDSSTSTSTSRGGGGGRRGGGGGSPSSSTGAEREDDDESLSVSKPLVPNAALLGPPTQVGAAAGPAPAAFSSSAATSSSTSTPTSSCSMTAADFGGGAAAGAVGGPGSRSAGGAGGTGTGSGASCCPCCCCCGCPDRSGRRGRRRGCAPSPRCRWGYQALSVVLLLAQGGLLDLYLIAVTDLYWCSWIATDLVVVVGWAIFFAKNSRGRRGGVASSAHNHHLHHHHAAPPLHLPAPSAATAGAKARGARGGAGGAGGGLGAAAAAGEFAFAYLAWLIYSIAFTPKVVLILGTSILDLIELRAPFGTTGFRLTMALSVPLLYSLVRAISEAGAPPGSAGPLLLQPQRHRAAGCFLGTCLDLLDSFTLVELMLEGRVPLPAHLRYLLIAVYFLTLASPVLWLYELNAAAAAAAASWGQASGPGSCSRLLRLLGGCLVDVPLLALRCLLVVSYQQPLSIFMLKNLFFLGCRGLEALEGCWDRGSRASPSRARGGYGAPPSAPPPPPPPPQGGSQLGHCISENEGGAHGYVNTLAVASHN